The Celeribacter marinus genome window below encodes:
- a CDS encoding putative bifunctional diguanylate cyclase/phosphodiesterase encodes MRKPVAVPDFATLRRIAAKPQSIAFLPAIFLAAYWFGGEAALIVSSVIFPAAVYAFYADRARPHQRDGQTGLPLRPAFITTLDGVLETSVANGRTTACLMIEIENLGAISASYGVETTHTLQKIAAKRIVETVREHDIVAKLAESRFAVALAPVHRADLETLIQLSSRIQAALAEPYSINASKIYGSASIGFCTPTRAPAQTAAAYIDAAEVALLDAIHNGSGSIRAYSSDLTGRQSAQTCDPDELGAALENGHIVPWFQPQVSTDTGEVTGMEALARWEHPERGVILPATFLPVLEELGLLERLGEVIRFHALSALRDWDQGDVKIGSISVNFTATELANPKLVEKLTWELDRFDLSPDRLEIEILENVIAATDDDIIPRNIRALKAIGCRIDLDDYGTGHASIANIRRFSVDRIKIDRSYVARCDRDREQQNMLTAILTMAEQLNLETLAEGVETLGEHAMLAQLGCGYVQGFSVSRPLPEANVRAWLAQHHTKIASAPTIGRHAG; translated from the coding sequence GTGAGAAAACCCGTTGCAGTTCCAGATTTTGCGACCTTGCGCCGTATCGCGGCCAAGCCCCAGAGCATTGCGTTTCTTCCTGCGATATTTCTGGCCGCCTACTGGTTTGGGGGCGAGGCCGCGCTCATTGTATCCTCGGTGATATTTCCCGCAGCTGTCTATGCGTTTTACGCGGACCGCGCGCGCCCACACCAAAGAGATGGACAAACGGGCCTACCGCTTCGCCCTGCTTTTATTACAACACTTGATGGCGTTTTGGAGACATCTGTCGCTAACGGGCGCACAACCGCGTGCCTCATGATCGAAATTGAGAACCTTGGTGCGATATCTGCGTCCTATGGCGTTGAAACCACGCATACGTTACAAAAAATCGCGGCAAAACGCATTGTCGAGACGGTAAGAGAGCACGATATCGTAGCAAAGCTGGCTGAGAGCCGTTTTGCAGTTGCTCTTGCGCCCGTCCATCGCGCCGACCTTGAGACCTTGATACAGCTGTCGTCTCGCATTCAGGCCGCCCTCGCAGAGCCATATTCTATCAATGCATCCAAAATATATGGATCGGCATCAATCGGATTTTGCACCCCCACGCGCGCGCCAGCACAAACCGCAGCGGCGTATATAGACGCCGCAGAGGTGGCGCTTTTGGACGCTATCCATAACGGATCGGGTTCAATTCGGGCCTACTCGTCAGACCTCACTGGACGCCAGTCGGCACAAACCTGCGATCCTGATGAACTCGGAGCGGCCCTTGAAAATGGCCATATCGTGCCGTGGTTCCAACCCCAAGTATCGACAGACACAGGCGAAGTGACGGGAATGGAGGCCTTGGCACGCTGGGAGCATCCCGAGCGCGGCGTGATTCTCCCCGCCACATTTCTTCCCGTGCTGGAAGAACTTGGGCTTTTGGAGCGTCTGGGCGAAGTGATCCGGTTCCACGCTCTGTCTGCGCTACGCGACTGGGATCAGGGCGACGTCAAAATCGGCTCTATCTCTGTTAACTTCACGGCCACCGAACTTGCAAACCCGAAACTGGTGGAAAAGCTGACTTGGGAGTTGGACCGGTTTGACCTATCTCCTGACCGTCTCGAAATTGAAATTCTGGAAAATGTGATTGCTGCGACTGATGATGACATCATCCCACGCAACATACGAGCGCTCAAGGCAATTGGGTGTCGTATCGACCTTGATGACTATGGAACGGGCCACGCCTCGATTGCGAATATCCGCCGGTTTTCCGTGGACCGGATAAAGATTGATCGCTCCTATGTGGCGCGGTGTGATCGTGATCGCGAACAACAAAACATGCTGACTGCAATTTTGACAATGGCAGAGCAATTGAACTTGGAAACACTGGCCGAGGGCGTTGAAACGCTCGGAGAGCACGCGATGCTTGCCCAACTGGGATGTGGATACGTACAGGGATTTTCAGTGTCGCGCCCTCTCCCCGAAGCAAATGTACGCGCATGGTTGGCGCAACATCATACAAAAATTGCATCGGCTCCAACCATCGGACGCCACGCGGGATAA
- the yidC gene encoding membrane protein insertase YidC — protein sequence MDDQNKNLILAVVLSGIVLLTWTYFFPAPEPVIDPNAPTVQQSVASQGAAGDTIALAPPSTDAGITTNGAVTQPATTVSDAPRIDIETDRVVGSISLIGGRIDDLSLKDYKTELDSDEIVTLLTPVGSDAPYYAVYGWAPGGDLTGADVPSANTEWSVESGNALGLDAPVTLVWENDSGLVFRRTISIDKDYLFTITQSVENKGADAKRMAAYGIVARHGTPEVSRYFVLHEGLVRLTDKTLEEADYKDIADYDMIAREGAQASVAQVEENGWVGFTDKNWMTTLVPQPGQSFTSVVKYVANSEIYQVESRLPAQTIEPGASVENTTYLFAGAKEWEAIKRYQDEVGIYHFVDSIDWGWFFFFTKPIFRLLHALNAIIGNMGWSIIVLTLIIKGIMFPLAYKSYVSMARMKELQPEMEKLKEEAGDDREKMQRGMMDLYKKNKVNPASGCLPLILQIPVFFSLYKVIFVTIELRHAPWLGWIRDLSAPDPSSILNLFGLLSFAPPEPGSIFAILSLGILPILLGISMWLQQKLNPAPTDPSQKMIMAWMPWVFMFMLGSFASGLVLYWIANNTITFTQQYLIMRSHGHKPEVLGNILGSLRSKKKEDAS from the coding sequence ATGGACGATCAAAACAAGAATCTGATCCTTGCAGTTGTGCTTAGCGGGATCGTGTTGCTCACGTGGACATACTTTTTCCCCGCGCCGGAGCCAGTCATAGATCCGAACGCACCTACAGTTCAGCAAAGTGTGGCATCTCAAGGTGCAGCGGGCGACACAATCGCGCTTGCCCCGCCCTCAACCGATGCGGGCATAACGACAAATGGCGCGGTGACGCAACCCGCCACAACGGTTTCAGATGCGCCCCGCATCGACATTGAAACGGACCGCGTTGTCGGCTCGATTTCGCTGATCGGTGGCCGGATTGATGACCTGTCCCTCAAAGACTACAAAACCGAGCTGGATAGCGACGAGATTGTCACATTGCTGACCCCCGTGGGGTCCGATGCGCCATATTACGCGGTATATGGTTGGGCACCCGGTGGCGATCTGACCGGTGCTGACGTGCCGAGTGCGAACACCGAGTGGTCCGTTGAAAGCGGCAATGCACTTGGTCTGGACGCCCCTGTGACCCTCGTTTGGGAAAACGATAGCGGTTTGGTGTTTCGTCGTACAATTTCCATCGACAAAGACTACCTCTTCACCATCACACAGTCCGTTGAAAACAAAGGGGCAGATGCCAAACGCATGGCGGCCTACGGGATTGTCGCACGCCACGGCACACCCGAAGTGTCGCGTTACTTTGTACTGCATGAGGGGCTTGTCCGCTTGACAGACAAAACCCTCGAAGAGGCCGATTACAAAGACATTGCAGACTATGACATGATCGCACGCGAGGGCGCACAAGCCTCCGTCGCTCAGGTTGAAGAAAACGGTTGGGTCGGCTTTACCGACAAAAACTGGATGACCACACTCGTTCCGCAACCCGGACAATCCTTCACCTCCGTTGTGAAATACGTGGCAAACTCGGAAATCTACCAAGTAGAAAGCCGCCTACCCGCGCAAACCATTGAACCGGGCGCTTCGGTTGAAAACACCACCTATCTCTTTGCTGGAGCAAAGGAATGGGAGGCGATCAAGCGGTATCAAGACGAAGTCGGCATCTATCACTTTGTCGATTCGATTGACTGGGGTTGGTTCTTCTTCTTCACCAAGCCAATCTTTCGTCTGCTGCACGCTCTGAATGCCATTATTGGCAACATGGGTTGGTCGATTATCGTTCTGACGCTGATCATCAAAGGCATCATGTTCCCGCTCGCTTACAAATCCTACGTCTCTATGGCGCGGATGAAAGAGCTTCAGCCAGAAATGGAAAAGCTCAAGGAAGAGGCAGGTGATGACCGCGAGAAGATGCAGCGCGGCATGATGGACCTCTACAAAAAGAACAAGGTGAACCCCGCCTCGGGCTGTTTGCCACTGATCCTACAGATCCCCGTGTTCTTCTCACTCTATAAGGTGATTTTCGTCACCATCGAATTGCGGCATGCCCCATGGCTCGGTTGGATTCGCGACCTGTCAGCCCCCGATCCATCGTCGATCCTGAACCTGTTTGGCCTGCTGTCTTTCGCACCGCCCGAGCCCGGTTCGATATTCGCGATCCTGTCGCTTGGTATTTTGCCGATCTTGCTTGGCATCTCAATGTGGCTTCAGCAAAAACTGAACCCCGCGCCCACCGACCCAAGCCAGAAAATGATCATGGCGTGGATGCCATGGGTGTTCATGTTCATGCTCGGCAGCTTTGCGTCCGGTCTCGTCCTGTACTGGATCGCGAACAACACAATCACATTCACGCAGCAGTACCTGATCATGCGCAGCCACGGCCATAAGCCGGAAGTTCTGGGTAATATCTTGGGTTCGTTGCGCTCTAAGAAAAAGGAGGACGCGTCCTAA
- the yihA gene encoding ribosome biogenesis GTP-binding protein YihA/YsxC, translated as MKLTFPIVEPDAASLEKGRLLFAGETDFVKGVVAMDGMPPDDRIEVCFAGRSNVGKSSLINALTGRKALARASNTPGRTQEINFFTCGESHYLVDLPGYGYAKAPIKTVEKWQRLLKAYLSGRATLRRAFVLIDSRHGVKSVDEEIMTRLDKSAVTFQVVMTKADKVKDVEREKIMQQVREKIAQHPAAYPEMIITSSEKGWGVDVLRAVIANLV; from the coding sequence ATGAAGCTAACATTCCCCATCGTAGAACCAGATGCTGCATCCTTGGAAAAGGGTCGTTTGCTCTTTGCGGGCGAAACCGACTTTGTCAAAGGTGTCGTCGCAATGGACGGCATGCCGCCAGATGACCGCATCGAAGTCTGTTTTGCAGGGCGCTCAAACGTTGGCAAATCATCACTGATCAATGCGCTAACAGGGCGCAAGGCACTCGCACGAGCGTCCAACACACCGGGTCGCACACAAGAGATCAACTTTTTCACGTGCGGTGAAAGTCACTACCTTGTGGACCTTCCGGGCTATGGCTACGCCAAAGCCCCGATCAAAACAGTCGAGAAATGGCAACGTCTTCTGAAAGCCTACCTGTCTGGTCGCGCGACTCTGCGCCGTGCATTCGTTCTCATAGATAGCCGCCACGGCGTGAAATCCGTCGACGAAGAGATCATGACACGCCTCGACAAATCCGCCGTTACATTCCAAGTGGTGATGACCAAAGCGGATAAGGTCAAAGACGTCGAGCGCGAGAAAATTATGCAGCAAGTCCGTGAAAAGATCGCACAACACCCAGCCGCCTACCCCGAGATGATCATTACGTCCTCGGAAAAAGGCTGGGGTGTCGATGTCCTGCGCGCAGTTATTGCAAACCTCGTTTGA
- the argB gene encoding acetylglutamate kinase gives MKKQDMNRDWIATARTLSQALPFLQRYEGATVVIKLGGHAMGSDEAMEDFARDVVLMQQVGVKPVIVHGGGPMINQMLDKLGIESTFVNGKRVTDKATVEVVEMVLSGLVNKRIVQAINGQGGRAVGISGKDANLMICEQTNADLGFVGTPVEMDPRIIRELGDENLIPVIAPLGAGKNGETFNVNGDTAAGAIAGALKADRLLLLTDVSGVKGSDGEVLTALNSEQIIELTNEGVIAGGMIPKTQTALDALQEGVRAVVILDGRAPNACLLELFTEHGAGSLIRDTPPTVRPQSA, from the coding sequence ATGAAGAAGCAAGATATGAACAGAGACTGGATCGCCACCGCCCGCACTCTTTCCCAAGCACTGCCATTCTTGCAGCGCTATGAGGGCGCAACTGTGGTCATCAAGTTGGGCGGGCATGCCATGGGCTCTGATGAAGCCATGGAAGATTTCGCCCGTGATGTCGTTCTCATGCAGCAAGTCGGGGTGAAGCCCGTCATCGTTCATGGTGGCGGCCCGATGATCAACCAAATGCTGGATAAACTCGGCATCGAGAGCACGTTCGTGAATGGCAAGCGGGTCACAGACAAAGCAACTGTTGAAGTCGTCGAAATGGTGCTGTCCGGACTTGTGAACAAGCGGATTGTGCAGGCAATCAACGGCCAAGGCGGACGCGCGGTTGGCATATCCGGCAAGGATGCCAACCTCATGATCTGTGAACAAACAAATGCTGATTTGGGCTTTGTTGGGACGCCTGTCGAGATGGATCCGCGCATCATTCGTGAACTTGGCGATGAAAACCTCATTCCGGTGATTGCGCCGCTTGGTGCGGGTAAAAACGGTGAAACCTTTAACGTGAATGGCGATACGGCCGCGGGTGCGATCGCTGGCGCGCTGAAAGCTGACCGCCTGCTGTTGCTCACCGATGTTTCTGGCGTTAAAGGCAGCGATGGCGAGGTACTCACCGCCCTCAACTCAGAGCAAATTATTGAGCTGACCAACGAGGGTGTGATTGCCGGAGGCATGATTCCGAAAACTCAAACGGCACTTGACGCACTCCAAGAGGGTGTTCGCGCTGTGGTCATCCTAGATGGGCGCGCCCCCAACGCCTGTTTGCTTGAGCTTTTCACAGAACATGGGGCCGGTTCGCTCATTCGAGACACGCCACCGACCGTACGTCCGCAAAGCGCGTAA
- a CDS encoding SixA phosphatase family protein, whose product MSLRLIAMRHAKSSWGDPLLSDFERPLNERGHSDALAMGNWLSQMGYVPDTVVLSSSVRTTQTCACVLNALDAVPNQMSTKALYHAPDFQILRALAQAKGDTVLLIAHNPGIGDFVSHFASHPVAHPDFVRYPTCATTVFDVDVATWAQAKFGENRVIDFITPRELKP is encoded by the coding sequence ATGTCTTTGCGCCTCATTGCAATGCGTCATGCGAAGTCGAGCTGGGGAGATCCTCTGCTGTCAGACTTTGAACGCCCTCTCAATGAGCGCGGGCATAGTGACGCCCTTGCAATGGGGAATTGGTTATCACAAATGGGCTATGTCCCCGACACAGTTGTCTTGTCGTCCTCGGTGCGCACCACACAGACCTGTGCGTGCGTCCTAAACGCGTTAGATGCTGTGCCCAACCAGATGTCGACAAAGGCGCTCTATCACGCGCCTGATTTCCAGATTTTGCGTGCCCTAGCACAGGCCAAGGGCGACACTGTTCTGCTCATTGCCCATAATCCCGGTATCGGAGATTTCGTTTCGCACTTTGCGTCTCACCCCGTCGCACACCCAGACTTTGTGCGTTACCCAACCTGTGCAACGACAGTGTTTGACGTCGACGTGGCCACATGGGCGCAGGCAAAGTTTGGTGAAAACCGTGTGATTGATTTCATCACGCCGCGCGAGTTGAAACCGTAA
- a CDS encoding amino acid ABC transporter ATP-binding protein, with translation MSLVQERTINRSQMQVSDEVAIQITNMNKWYGDFHVLRDINLTVNQGERIVIAGPSGSGKSTMIRCINRLEEHQKGQIIVDGTELSSDLKNIDKIRSEVGMCFQHFNLFPHLTILENCTLAPMWVRKTPKKEAEALAMHFLEKVKIPEQADKYPGMLSGGQQQRVAIARSLCMQPRIMLFDEPTSALDPEMIKEVLDTMIELAEEGMTMLCVTHEMGFARQVANRVIFMDQGQIVEQNEPEEFFNNPQSDRTKLFLSQILGH, from the coding sequence ATGTCTCTCGTACAAGAACGCACGATCAATCGCAGCCAGATGCAGGTTTCCGATGAGGTCGCAATTCAGATCACCAATATGAACAAATGGTATGGTGACTTTCACGTCCTTCGCGATATCAATTTGACCGTCAATCAAGGTGAGCGGATCGTTATCGCAGGGCCGTCAGGGTCGGGTAAATCGACGATGATCCGTTGCATCAACCGCCTTGAAGAGCACCAAAAAGGTCAGATTATTGTGGATGGCACAGAGTTGTCCTCAGACCTCAAAAACATCGACAAGATCAGATCTGAAGTTGGAATGTGTTTTCAGCACTTCAACCTCTTTCCGCATCTGACGATCTTGGAAAACTGCACGCTCGCACCGATGTGGGTGCGCAAAACACCCAAGAAGGAAGCAGAAGCACTTGCGATGCATTTCCTCGAAAAGGTGAAAATCCCCGAGCAGGCCGACAAGTATCCCGGCATGCTATCGGGTGGCCAGCAACAACGTGTGGCTATCGCGCGCTCACTATGTATGCAGCCACGCATTATGCTGTTCGATGAGCCGACATCCGCCCTTGACCCAGAAATGATCAAGGAAGTGTTGGATACAATGATCGAGCTCGCCGAAGAGGGCATGACCATGCTGTGCGTGACCCACGAGATGGGCTTTGCCCGTCAGGTCGCCAACCGCGTGATCTTTATGGACCAAGGCCAGATTGTGGAGCAAAACGAACCAGAAGAGTTCTTTAACAATCCGCAGTCAGATCGCACCAAATTGTTCTTGAGCCAAATTTTGGGTCACTAA
- a CDS encoding amino acid ABC transporter permease, whose translation MNDTQSHTVAYVRDTMLEQKPAPRSNVGAVRWVQENLFSGWFNSILTIVSIFVIYKLLAGSLPWMLGGVWQADSLSECRDILNAKFGNTHYACWAVLTERWNQLLYGFYPNTEYWRANLAFVVMLVAIAPILFDALPRKLLWVSAAFPFLMVWLVWGGTVWGPLGAAAGFAVGFVAMRIAARFGDLIALFIGLAAAFVWFIFVGPAVVSMLDATLPVGHLLEVESRELGGFMICVIIGIAGIAMSLPIGVVLALGRQSDLLIVKAICVGFIEFIRGVPLITLLFTASLILNYFLPPNTSFDLTVRVIIMVTMFASAYMAEVIRGGLAALPKGQYEAADALGLDYWKAQRLIIMPQALKISIPGIVNTFIGLFKDTTLVMFIGIFDMLGLSNAIRANSAWNGVYWELFIFIGLVFWVSCFAMSQYSQWLERKLRTDHH comes from the coding sequence ATGAACGATACACAATCACACACCGTCGCCTATGTCCGCGACACGATGCTAGAGCAAAAGCCGGCCCCCCGTTCCAATGTGGGTGCCGTGCGTTGGGTCCAAGAGAACCTGTTTTCCGGTTGGTTCAACTCGATCCTCACGATTGTCTCTATCTTTGTTATCTACAAACTTCTTGCGGGCTCGTTGCCGTGGATGCTTGGCGGAGTATGGCAAGCTGATAGCCTGTCCGAGTGCCGTGACATCCTCAATGCGAAGTTTGGGAATACTCATTACGCCTGTTGGGCGGTTTTGACCGAACGTTGGAACCAACTCCTATATGGTTTCTATCCGAACACAGAGTATTGGCGCGCCAATTTAGCGTTCGTTGTTATGCTCGTTGCGATAGCGCCAATTCTGTTTGACGCTTTGCCGCGCAAACTTCTATGGGTCTCGGCCGCGTTTCCATTTTTGATGGTTTGGCTTGTTTGGGGCGGAACCGTTTGGGGGCCACTTGGGGCCGCCGCCGGATTTGCGGTAGGTTTCGTCGCGATGCGGATCGCGGCGCGCTTTGGCGACCTAATTGCGCTTTTCATAGGGCTAGCTGCCGCATTTGTATGGTTCATTTTTGTGGGTCCAGCCGTTGTATCCATGCTTGATGCGACCCTGCCAGTGGGGCATTTGCTCGAAGTTGAGAGCCGCGAACTTGGTGGCTTTATGATCTGCGTGATCATCGGTATCGCAGGTATCGCGATGTCATTGCCCATCGGTGTCGTTTTGGCTCTTGGTCGGCAGTCTGACTTGTTGATTGTAAAAGCAATCTGTGTTGGCTTCATCGAGTTCATTCGTGGCGTGCCGCTGATCACCTTGTTGTTCACGGCGTCCTTGATCTTGAACTACTTCTTGCCGCCCAACACGTCTTTCGATTTGACCGTCCGCGTTATCATCATGGTGACGATGTTTGCCTCTGCTTATATGGCCGAGGTGATCCGTGGTGGTCTCGCGGCGCTGCCTAAAGGGCAATACGAGGCGGCCGATGCTCTTGGTCTCGACTATTGGAAGGCGCAGCGCCTCATCATTATGCCGCAGGCCTTGAAGATCTCTATTCCGGGTATCGTGAACACCTTTATCGGGCTGTTTAAGGACACCACGTTGGTGATGTTTATCGGCATCTTTGACATGCTTGGCCTGTCAAACGCCATTCGAGCCAACTCGGCATGGAACGGCGTGTATTGGGAATTGTTTATCTTCATCGGGTTGGTTTTCTGGGTCAGTTGCTTTGCAATGTCGCAATATTCCCAGTGGCTAGAGCGCAAGCTGCGCACAGATCATCATTAA
- a CDS encoding amino acid ABC transporter permease: MTTMTDPPKGDGFRLSQLLYDTRYRSMTIQVIALIAFMMFAAFLVRNTIINLENLGKDINFSFLGYSANYDINQRLIPYVSSDSNMRAAVVGLLNTLLVAFLGCILATVVGVIAGVLRLSKNWLTARIMTVYVETFRNIPVLLWILAFMAILSESLPVPRSFKGPNAESSMWLWDTVAVTNRGTYVPMPIWGAGSALVVITFLLSLVGIWAFGKFAKRKFEATGQILPTFWIKLAIFLVPTVLAYFVLGRPVTLTYPEFKGFNFTGGLHLRNSLLALWLALSLYTGSYIAEIVRSGILAVSSGQTEAAYALGLRPSRTMNLVILPQALRVIIPPLISQYLNLTKNSSLALAVGYMDLRSTLGGTTLNTTGRELEAMVLMMLIYLVVSLSISSSMNFYNKSVKLKER, from the coding sequence ATGACGACTATGACCGATCCGCCGAAAGGTGATGGCTTTCGCCTAAGTCAGTTACTTTACGACACGCGATACCGCTCGATGACTATTCAGGTCATTGCGCTCATTGCGTTTATGATGTTCGCAGCGTTTTTGGTTCGAAACACAATCATAAACCTCGAAAACCTAGGCAAAGATATAAATTTTAGCTTTTTGGGCTATTCCGCAAACTACGATATCAATCAGCGTTTGATCCCGTATGTGTCGTCAGATTCGAACATGCGCGCAGCGGTTGTTGGTTTGCTCAACACGCTACTGGTTGCCTTTCTCGGCTGCATTCTCGCCACCGTTGTTGGTGTGATCGCAGGGGTTTTGCGACTGTCCAAAAACTGGCTCACAGCGCGTATTATGACGGTATACGTCGAAACGTTCCGTAACATCCCTGTGCTTTTGTGGATTTTGGCATTCATGGCAATTCTGTCTGAAAGCCTTCCTGTACCCCGCTCGTTCAAGGGGCCAAATGCCGAGTCGTCCATGTGGCTTTGGGATACAGTGGCTGTCACGAACCGAGGCACATATGTCCCGATGCCCATTTGGGGCGCAGGGTCAGCATTGGTCGTTATCACGTTCTTGTTGTCGCTCGTTGGCATTTGGGCCTTTGGGAAATTCGCCAAGCGCAAGTTTGAAGCAACGGGGCAGATTTTGCCAACGTTCTGGATCAAGTTGGCCATTTTCCTTGTGCCAACAGTCTTGGCCTACTTCGTCTTGGGGCGTCCCGTCACGCTCACATACCCTGAGTTTAAGGGCTTTAACTTTACGGGTGGGCTGCATCTGCGCAACTCGTTGCTCGCGCTGTGGCTGGCCCTCAGTCTCTACACAGGGTCCTACATCGCGGAGATTGTTCGCTCGGGCATTCTTGCCGTATCAAGCGGTCAAACGGAGGCGGCATATGCTCTTGGATTGCGCCCCTCACGTACAATGAATCTCGTGATTTTGCCGCAGGCCCTACGCGTCATCATCCCACCGCTTATTTCCCAATACCTTAACTTGACCAAAAACTCGTCGCTCGCACTCGCTGTGGGATACATGGATTTGCGATCGACGTTGGGCGGAACGACCCTCAATACGACGGGCCGTGAGTTGGAGGCGATGGTCTTGATGATGCTGATCTATCTCGTGGTATCGCTTTCCATCTCGTCGAGCATGAACTTTTACAACAAATCAGTGAAGCTGAAGGAGCGGTAA
- a CDS encoding amino acid ABC transporter substrate-binding protein: protein MKKSVFFSALTVAGLVAGSAMAQDGGSPTLALVKDHGALKCGVNTGTPGFAAPDANGVWKGFDVDFCRAVATAVFGDPEKVEYTPLSSAVRFTALASGEIDLLARNTTWTFTRDVDLKNTFIGVNYYDGQGFMVPKDLGVSSAKELSGATVCIETGTTTELNLADYFRVNGMDYEPVPVDSFTEAQTQFLAGACDVYTTDASALASSRSSFETPDAYVVLPEIISKEPLGPLVRHGDSAWGDIVRWTLNAMISAEELGVTSANAAELAKGTENPEINRLLGSEGELGGMLGLENDWALNVISQVGNYGEAFERNIGESTPIGLARGLNAQWTNGGLIYSPPFR from the coding sequence ATGAAAAAATCCGTATTTTTTAGCGCACTGACCGTGGCCGGTCTCGTTGCTGGCTCCGCAATGGCTCAGGATGGTGGGTCTCCGACACTCGCCCTCGTGAAGGACCACGGTGCTCTGAAGTGTGGCGTGAACACCGGTACGCCCGGCTTTGCAGCTCCAGACGCGAATGGCGTTTGGAAAGGCTTTGACGTCGATTTCTGTCGCGCTGTCGCAACCGCTGTTTTCGGTGATCCGGAAAAAGTCGAGTACACACCGCTTAGCTCCGCTGTTCGCTTCACCGCGCTCGCATCTGGTGAAATCGATCTGCTTGCACGTAACACCACGTGGACATTCACACGCGACGTTGATCTCAAGAACACCTTTATTGGCGTAAACTACTACGATGGTCAGGGCTTCATGGTTCCAAAAGACCTCGGCGTATCGTCCGCAAAAGAGCTCTCTGGCGCGACTGTTTGCATCGAAACCGGTACAACAACCGAGCTTAACCTCGCTGATTACTTCCGTGTCAACGGCATGGATTACGAGCCTGTACCTGTGGACAGCTTCACCGAAGCGCAAACACAGTTCCTTGCTGGTGCATGTGACGTTTACACAACTGACGCGTCTGCACTTGCGTCTTCGCGTTCGTCTTTCGAGACACCTGACGCGTATGTCGTGTTGCCTGAAATCATCTCCAAAGAGCCACTCGGCCCGCTTGTTCGCCACGGCGATAGCGCATGGGGCGATATCGTACGTTGGACACTCAACGCTATGATTTCTGCTGAAGAGCTGGGTGTGACATCCGCAAATGCGGCAGAGCTTGCTAAAGGCACTGAAAACCCTGAGATTAACCGTCTCTTGGGTTCCGAAGGTGAGTTGGGCGGCATGCTTGGCCTCGAAAACGATTGGGCGCTTAACGTGATTAGCCAAGTCGGTAACTACGGCGAAGCGTTTGAGCGTAACATTGGCGAGAGCACACCTATTGGTCTTGCGCGCGGTCTGAACGCACAGTGGACAAACGGCGGCCTGATCTACTCCCCGCCATTCCGCTAA
- a CDS encoding ATP12 family chaperone protein, which produces MSDWTAKRFWKEALVVADGDGFSVHLDGRQVRTPAKAPLVVPTRAFAQIIAKEWDAQVDKIDPETMPATRHANVAIDRIGLVHDDVVTMISDYGDSDLLCYRASYPEALIARQREAWDPLLAWASDVLGAHLEVHVGVMHVPQSKADLNRLRSFVDAMTPFELAAFHDLVSLSGSLVIGLAATRNAQPVEALWAISRTDETFQSEQWGKDDDAEAESAIKQKSFMDAHQFYHAVQK; this is translated from the coding sequence ATGTCGGATTGGACAGCAAAGCGGTTTTGGAAAGAGGCCTTGGTTGTTGCTGATGGTGACGGGTTCTCGGTGCACCTCGATGGCAGGCAGGTGCGCACACCGGCGAAAGCGCCGCTTGTCGTTCCGACTCGTGCCTTTGCGCAGATCATCGCCAAAGAATGGGATGCCCAAGTCGACAAGATAGACCCCGAGACGATGCCCGCGACTCGCCATGCAAATGTTGCAATAGATCGCATAGGTCTGGTTCATGACGATGTCGTCACAATGATCTCTGACTACGGCGATAGTGACCTTTTGTGCTACCGTGCAAGCTACCCCGAGGCTCTAATTGCGCGCCAACGGGAGGCTTGGGATCCGCTTTTGGCGTGGGCATCTGATGTCTTGGGGGCGCATCTAGAGGTGCACGTTGGCGTCATGCATGTGCCGCAGTCAAAAGCAGATCTGAACCGTTTGCGGTCATTTGTCGATGCGATGACCCCGTTTGAATTGGCGGCGTTTCATGACCTTGTGTCGCTGTCGGGCAGTCTTGTCATTGGACTGGCTGCGACCAGAAACGCACAGCCTGTCGAAGCGCTTTGGGCGATTTCACGAACAGACGAGACATTTCAGTCCGAGCAATGGGGCAAGGATGATGATGCCGAGGCGGAATCTGCCATAAAACAAAAGAGTTTTATGGACGCCCACCAGTTTTATCACGCCGTTCAAAAATAG